From the Lathyrus oleraceus cultivar Zhongwan6 chromosome 4, CAAS_Psat_ZW6_1.0, whole genome shotgun sequence genome, one window contains:
- the LOC127137379 gene encoding uncharacterized protein LOC127137379, which translates to MVIKDCEIPGPNEGLEPGSRWKLAFDGSSNYNGHGVGVVLMNPNGGFTPFTARLCFDCTNNVAEYEACILGLGAAIDLRTKILEVYGDLALVIYQVKREWETRDVKHIPYRAHVVKMIKYFDDITFHHIPRVENQVADALATLTSMYQVRFRNEAPVIRIKRRDEPAYCQLIEEETDGKPWFHDIKRYILSQENPEDATLLDKKMSKRLSSKFFLSNDLCQKMS; encoded by the exons atggtgataaagGATTGTGAGATCCCAGGCCCAAATGAAGGACTAGAACCAGGATCTCGATGGAAGCTTGcgttcgatggttcctccaattatAATGGTCATGGAGTGGGAGTtgttttgatgaatccaaatggtggcTTTACCCCTTTCACAGCGAGGTTATGctttgattgtacgaataatgtcgcagaatatgaagcttgtatccttggTCTTGGAGCTGCAATTGATCTCCGAACCAAGAtccttgaggtgtatggagatTTAGCCTTGGTGATCTATCAGGTCAAAAGAGAATGGGAGACCCGTGATGTGAAGCATATCCCGTATCGTGCTCATGTTGTGAAGAtgataaaatactttgacgaTATCACTTTCCATCACATCCCGAGAGTAGAAAATCAAGTGGCTGACGCTCTGGCAACATTAAcatcaatgtaccaagtcagattccgTAATGAAGCTCCAGTTATTCGAATCAAGCGAAGAGATGAGCCTGCTTACTGTCAGCtgattgaagaagaaactgatgGTAAACCATGGTTTCATGATATCAAGCGATATATTCTAAGTCAAGAGAATCCAGAAGATGCTACATTATTGGATAAGAAAATGTCGAAGAGGTTATCATCcaaattctttctgagtaatgat CTATGCCAGAaaatgtcataa